One Mycolicibacterium fortuitum subsp. fortuitum genomic window carries:
- a CDS encoding DUF2628 domain-containing protein — protein sequence MTEQTPVENLSDSWRWKFDFFDTYGLPNSSPEAKAAYRNLSFMAKLRLSSNILAFLFGPIYFFVKGMWRKGLTLLGLTIAVAAVLVVVDVSDSIGRAIGIAVSVLAMSTANYAYYLHVARGSQSWNLFEGFGRAR from the coding sequence ATGACCGAGCAGACCCCCGTCGAAAACCTGTCCGACTCGTGGCGCTGGAAGTTCGATTTCTTCGACACCTACGGTCTGCCCAACTCAAGCCCCGAAGCCAAGGCCGCATACCGCAACCTCAGCTTCATGGCCAAGTTGCGGCTCTCCTCGAACATCCTGGCTTTCCTGTTCGGGCCGATCTACTTCTTCGTCAAAGGCATGTGGCGCAAAGGCTTGACGCTGCTGGGGTTGACCATCGCAGTGGCGGCGGTTCTGGTGGTGGTCGACGTCAGCGACTCGATCGGCAGGGCCATCGGCATCGCCGTCTCTGTGCTGGCGATGTCGACCGCCAACTACGCCTACTACTTGCACGTGGCGCGCGGCAGCCAGTCCTGGAATCTGTTCGAGGGTTTCGGGCGCGCCCGCTAG
- a CDS encoding SCO1664 family protein, whose protein sequence is MTSTADGGQARPESDREVLADGELTVIGRIRSASNATFLCEATLGAQKVHCVYKPIRGEAPLWDFPDGTLAGRELGAYLVSTALGWNVVPLTIIRDGPAGPGMLQLWVDQPGDQVGDQPDSGPDLVDLLPAGHLPPGFLPILRAYDHAGDEVTLVHADDPRLFRMAVFDVLINNADRKGGHILAGLDGAVYGVDHGVSLHVEDKLRTVLWGWAGKPVDDETLADVAALRDGFSGLAEQMCEHITQAEIAALRSRIVGLLHNPVMPTPDRHRPIPWPAF, encoded by the coding sequence ATGACATCGACAGCTGACGGCGGGCAGGCTCGGCCCGAATCCGACCGCGAGGTCCTGGCCGACGGCGAGCTGACGGTCATCGGCCGCATCCGGTCGGCGAGCAACGCCACCTTCCTGTGCGAGGCAACTCTGGGCGCGCAAAAGGTGCACTGCGTGTACAAGCCGATCCGCGGCGAAGCCCCGCTGTGGGATTTTCCCGACGGCACGTTGGCCGGCCGTGAGCTGGGCGCCTACCTCGTCTCAACCGCGTTGGGCTGGAATGTCGTGCCCCTCACCATCATTCGTGACGGGCCGGCCGGTCCGGGCATGCTGCAGCTGTGGGTGGATCAGCCGGGTGACCAGGTGGGGGACCAGCCCGATTCCGGCCCGGATCTGGTGGACCTGCTACCGGCCGGACATCTGCCACCGGGCTTCCTGCCGATCCTGCGGGCTTACGACCACGCCGGCGACGAGGTGACGCTGGTGCACGCCGACGATCCTCGGCTGTTCCGGATGGCGGTGTTCGACGTGCTGATCAACAACGCCGACCGCAAGGGCGGGCACATCCTGGCCGGCCTCGACGGCGCTGTGTACGGCGTGGACCACGGGGTGAGCCTGCACGTCGAGGACAAGCTGCGGACCGTGCTGTGGGGCTGGGCCGGCAAGCCTGTCGACGACGAAACTCTGGCCGATGTGGCGGCGCTGCGCGACGGGTTCTCGGGTTTGGCAGAGCAGATGTGTGAACACATCACCCAAGCCGAGATCGCCGCACTGCGGTCCAGAATCGTTGGCCTACTGCATAATCCGGTGATGCCGACACCGGATCGGCACCGCCCGATCCCGTGGCCGGCGTTCTAG
- a CDS encoding DUF3090 domain-containing protein: MARAIHVFRTPDRFVAGTVGQPGNRTFYLQAVHDKRVISVILEKQQVAVLAERIAALLTEINRRFGTPIPPDTGEVNDLLPLVTPVDAEFRVGTMGLGWDSEAQTVVVELLAVSEGEFDASVVLDDAEDGPDAVRVFLTPESAREFATRSNRVISAGRPPCPLCDEPLDPDGHICVRTNGYRRGEVAGSDDDIDS; encoded by the coding sequence ATGGCCCGCGCAATTCACGTCTTCCGCACCCCCGACCGTTTCGTGGCCGGGACCGTCGGCCAACCCGGTAACCGGACTTTCTACCTGCAAGCTGTACACGACAAGCGGGTGATCTCGGTGATCTTGGAGAAGCAGCAGGTCGCAGTCCTGGCTGAGCGGATCGCCGCCCTGTTGACCGAGATCAACCGCCGCTTCGGAACGCCGATCCCGCCGGACACCGGCGAGGTGAACGATCTGCTGCCGCTGGTCACCCCGGTCGATGCCGAGTTCCGGGTGGGAACGATGGGGCTGGGTTGGGATTCGGAAGCCCAGACCGTCGTGGTGGAGCTGCTCGCGGTCTCCGAAGGGGAGTTCGACGCCTCCGTGGTCCTCGACGACGCCGAGGACGGGCCTGATGCCGTGCGGGTGTTCCTCACTCCGGAATCGGCCAGGGAATTCGCCACCCGGTCCAACCGGGTGATCTCGGCCGGACGCCCGCCGTGCCCGCTGTGCGATGAACCGCTGGATCCCGACGGCCACATCTGCGTGCGTACCAATGGTTATCGGCGCGGTGAGGTGGCCGGGTCCGACGATGACATCGACAGCTGA
- a CDS encoding histidine phosphatase family protein, translating into MTVILLRHGRSTSNTAHTLAGRSEGVDLDERGIEQAEGLVSRIGDLPVTAIVHSPLLRCVRTVTPLAEALTLEPIVDERLTEVDYGSWTGRAIAELVKEPLWAVVQQQPSAAVFPEGEGLAQVQARAVAAVRERDRALADAHGADVLWLACTHGDVIKAVLADALGVHLDGFQRITADPASMSVIRYTDLRPFVMHINHTGTQLSAGLAAKPTTDAVVGGSTN; encoded by the coding sequence ATGACGGTGATTCTGCTGCGGCACGGCCGCTCGACGTCGAACACTGCGCATACCCTCGCCGGTCGCAGCGAGGGCGTTGATCTCGACGAGCGCGGTATCGAACAGGCGGAGGGTCTGGTCTCTCGAATCGGCGATCTGCCGGTGACCGCGATCGTGCACTCGCCGCTGTTGCGATGCGTACGGACGGTCACACCGCTGGCCGAGGCGCTGACGTTGGAGCCGATCGTCGATGAACGGCTGACCGAGGTGGACTATGGCAGCTGGACCGGCCGCGCCATCGCCGAACTGGTGAAGGAACCGCTGTGGGCGGTGGTCCAGCAGCAGCCCAGTGCGGCGGTGTTCCCCGAGGGGGAGGGTCTGGCCCAGGTGCAGGCCCGGGCGGTCGCCGCGGTGCGCGAACGCGACCGGGCGCTGGCCGACGCGCACGGCGCCGACGTGCTGTGGCTGGCCTGCACGCACGGCGACGTGATCAAGGCGGTGCTGGCCGATGCCCTGGGCGTGCACCTTGACGGGTTCCAACGCATCACCGCCGATCCGGCATCGATGAGCGTGATCCGCTACACCGATCTGCGGCCGTTCGTGATGCACATCAACCACACCGGCACGCAGTTGAGCGCCGGACTGGCCGCCAAACCCACCACCGATGCCGTGGTGGGTGGGTCCACCAACTGA
- a CDS encoding undecaprenyl-diphosphate phosphatase, protein MSWLQVVVLSIVQGLTEFLPVSSSGHLAITSRVFFDDDAGASFTAVTQLGTELAVLVYFARDIGRIIKAWFAGLFNAAHRSADYRLGWWVIIGSIPIGVFGLLFKDEIRTGARNLWLVASALIVFSAVIAAAEYYGRQTRRVEQLTWRDSIIVGLAQCLALVPGVSRSGATISAGLFLGMERELAARFGFLLAIPAVFASGLFSLPDAFHPVGEGMSATGAQLLVATVIAFVVGFAAIAWFLKFLVSHSMYWFVGYRVVLGVVVLALLGTGVVAAQ, encoded by the coding sequence ATGTCCTGGCTACAAGTGGTTGTGTTGTCGATTGTCCAGGGGCTCACCGAGTTTCTGCCGGTGTCGTCGTCGGGGCATCTCGCGATCACGTCCCGGGTTTTCTTCGACGACGACGCGGGCGCCTCGTTCACAGCGGTGACCCAGCTGGGAACCGAGCTGGCGGTGTTGGTGTACTTCGCCCGGGACATCGGCCGCATCATCAAGGCGTGGTTTGCCGGGCTGTTCAACGCGGCGCACCGGTCCGCCGATTACCGGCTCGGCTGGTGGGTGATCATCGGCAGTATCCCGATCGGGGTTTTCGGCCTGCTGTTCAAAGACGAAATCCGCACGGGTGCAAGAAATCTGTGGCTGGTGGCGTCGGCGCTGATCGTGTTCTCGGCAGTGATCGCCGCGGCTGAGTACTACGGCAGGCAGACTCGACGCGTGGAACAGCTGACCTGGCGCGACAGCATCATCGTGGGTCTGGCGCAGTGCCTGGCGCTGGTGCCCGGCGTGTCGCGTTCCGGTGCGACCATCAGCGCAGGGCTCTTCCTCGGCATGGAGCGCGAGCTCGCGGCCCGCTTCGGTTTCCTTTTGGCGATCCCTGCGGTGTTCGCTTCCGGCCTGTTCTCCCTACCGGATGCCTTCCATCCGGTCGGTGAGGGCATGAGTGCCACCGGTGCCCAGCTGTTGGTGGCCACGGTGATCGCATTCGTCGTCGGTTTCGCCGCGATCGCCTGGTTCCTGAAATTCCTGGTATCGCACAGCATGTACTGGTTCGTCGGCTATCGGGTGGTGCTGGGCGTGGTGGTGCTGGCGCTGCTGGGGACCGGGGTCGTCGCCGCCCAATGA
- a CDS encoding YncE family protein — protein MRPISAGQPVRAGLLALALLLTAGCTSNPADTPPPTIEPAQAAVSPPVTGTPDGQIRPLRGHATTAAFDPATGTLAVLAPAAEGQSTLSLMTGNRPPREVTLMPAATALSIDTKGDVLASTRGGYFRIDLAAAKASKIDVDGAQGVDFTAIALRADGNPVLGSADGAVYTLGGDHTVAARLKIFARVDSLVTQGNTAVVLDRGQTSVTAVNPDGTKAAQALRAGEGATTMAADTRGRVLVADTRGDELLVFGADPLIMRQRYPVPAAPYGLAGSAELAWVSQTAANTVIGYDLSTGIPVEKVRYRTVQQPNSLTYDEKTDTLYVVSGSGAGVQVIPRASGRR, from the coding sequence TTGCGCCCAATATCTGCAGGTCAGCCAGTTCGCGCCGGCCTCCTCGCGCTGGCCCTGCTGCTCACCGCGGGCTGCACGTCCAACCCCGCCGATACGCCGCCACCCACCATCGAGCCCGCTCAGGCCGCGGTCTCGCCCCCGGTCACCGGCACCCCGGACGGCCAGATCCGGCCCTTGCGCGGACACGCGACGACCGCGGCGTTCGACCCAGCAACCGGCACACTGGCCGTTCTGGCTCCCGCGGCCGAAGGCCAGTCGACGCTCAGCCTGATGACCGGCAACCGACCGCCGCGCGAGGTGACACTCATGCCCGCGGCCACCGCCCTCAGCATCGACACCAAGGGCGATGTTCTGGCGTCGACGCGCGGCGGCTACTTCCGCATCGACCTGGCCGCCGCCAAGGCCAGCAAAATCGACGTGGATGGCGCCCAGGGCGTCGACTTCACCGCCATCGCACTACGCGCCGACGGCAATCCGGTGCTGGGCAGTGCCGACGGAGCGGTCTACACACTGGGCGGCGACCACACCGTAGCTGCCCGGCTCAAAATCTTCGCCCGCGTGGATTCCCTTGTCACACAAGGAAATACCGCAGTGGTCCTGGACCGTGGTCAGACCTCGGTGACGGCTGTCAACCCCGACGGCACAAAGGCCGCACAGGCACTGCGGGCCGGCGAAGGCGCCACCACCATGGCTGCCGATACCCGCGGCCGGGTGCTCGTCGCCGACACCCGCGGCGACGAGCTACTGGTGTTCGGCGCCGACCCGCTGATCATGCGGCAGCGCTACCCGGTACCCGCCGCGCCCTACGGCCTTGCCGGTTCCGCCGAGCTGGCCTGGGTGTCGCAGACCGCGGCGAACACTGTGATTGGTTACGATCTCTCCACCGGCATACCGGTGGAAAAGGTGCGTTATCGAACCGTGCAGCAACCGAACTCCCTGACCTACGACGAGAAGACGGACACGCTCTACGTGGTGTCCGGCTCGGGAGCCGGTGTGCAGGTGATCCCCAGGGCGTCGGGACGCCGATGA
- a CDS encoding DUF5703 family protein, whose translation MTTIQQGRMPPGWDKVVAEDRSEEYDWIPLRLPPDVTRISASIRLSIEAEYRGWELTRVRAYTDGSRRVLLRRKKSASSMPGTPQAPSL comes from the coding sequence ATGACCACAATCCAGCAGGGTCGCATGCCTCCGGGCTGGGACAAGGTCGTCGCCGAGGATCGTTCCGAGGAATACGACTGGATTCCGCTGCGGCTACCGCCGGATGTCACCAGGATCAGCGCCTCGATCCGTTTGTCGATCGAGGCCGAGTACCGCGGCTGGGAACTGACCCGGGTGCGGGCCTACACAGATGGGAGCCGACGGGTGCTGTTGCGCCGCAAGAAATCCGCGTCATCGATGCCGGGCACACCTCAGGCGCCTTCACTGTGA
- a CDS encoding quinone-dependent dihydroorotate dehydrogenase: protein MYAALRRALFLAPPERIHLWVFALLRTATGPGLLRRALARRLAPTDPVLASTVFGVRFPGPMGLAAGFDKDGRGLQTWGALGFGYAEVGTVTAQPQPGNPEPRLFRLPDDHALLNRMGFNNEGAGALAIRLARHTPDVPIGVNIGKTKLTPAQDAVADYAESTRLVSALATYVVVNVSSPNTPGLRDLQAVESLRPILAAVKAETDKPVLVKIAPDLSDADIDEIADLAVELGLAGIVATNTTISRDGLATPGVAELGSGGVSGRPVAHRSLEVLRRLYGRVGDKLVLISVGGIETADDAWERIISGATLLQGYTGFIYGGGTWAKQIHDGIAQRLHAGGFTSLSDAVGSAAR, encoded by the coding sequence ATCTACGCGGCTCTGCGGCGAGCGCTGTTCCTTGCGCCTCCCGAACGGATTCACCTGTGGGTGTTCGCCCTGCTGCGCACCGCCACCGGCCCCGGTCTGCTGCGCCGCGCGCTGGCACGGCGGCTGGCGCCCACTGATCCGGTGCTGGCCAGCACCGTGTTCGGAGTGCGGTTCCCGGGCCCGATGGGGCTGGCCGCCGGATTCGACAAAGACGGTCGCGGTCTACAGACCTGGGGGGCACTCGGCTTCGGGTACGCCGAGGTCGGCACCGTCACGGCGCAACCGCAGCCGGGCAACCCCGAGCCACGGCTCTTCCGCCTGCCCGACGACCACGCGCTGCTCAACCGGATGGGCTTCAACAACGAGGGCGCGGGCGCATTGGCGATCCGGCTGGCCCGGCACACCCCCGACGTGCCGATCGGGGTGAACATCGGCAAGACCAAGCTGACCCCGGCGCAGGACGCGGTGGCCGACTACGCCGAGAGCACCCGGCTGGTGAGTGCCCTGGCCACCTATGTCGTCGTCAACGTCAGCTCGCCCAACACTCCCGGACTGCGCGACCTGCAGGCCGTCGAATCACTGCGGCCGATCCTGGCCGCGGTCAAGGCCGAGACCGACAAGCCCGTCCTGGTCAAGATCGCCCCTGACCTCTCCGATGCCGATATCGACGAAATCGCAGACCTGGCAGTCGAACTGGGCCTCGCCGGCATCGTCGCCACCAACACCACCATCTCGCGGGACGGGCTTGCCACGCCCGGCGTCGCCGAACTGGGATCCGGCGGCGTCTCCGGACGACCGGTGGCGCACCGCTCACTTGAGGTGCTGCGCCGCCTGTACGGCCGGGTGGGCGACAAACTGGTGCTGATCAGTGTCGGCGGAATCGAAACCGCCGACGACGCCTGGGAACGCATCATCTCCGGAGCCACGCTGCTGCAGGGCTACACCGGATTCATCTACGGCGGCGGCACGTGGGCCAAACAGATTCACGACGGCATCGCCCAGCGTCTACACGCAGGCGGGTTCACCTCGCTGAGCGACGCGGTGGGATCAGCTGCCCGCTGA
- a CDS encoding YbhB/YbcL family Raf kinase inhibitor-like protein, with product MSTSPYDNLPKLPTFTLTSESVSDGQPLANDQVSGIMGAGGSDTSPQLSWSGFPAETKSFAVTVYDPDAPTASGFWHWAVADLPASVTELPAGAGDGSELPGGAVTLANDASLKRYIGAAPPAGHGPHRYYIAVHALPVESLELPDGATPAYLGFNLFGQAIARAVIHGTYEQH from the coding sequence ATGAGTACATCTCCGTACGACAACCTGCCGAAGCTGCCCACGTTCACGCTGACCTCCGAATCGGTCAGTGACGGGCAGCCGCTGGCCAACGATCAGGTCAGCGGGATCATGGGGGCCGGCGGCTCGGACACCTCGCCCCAGCTGAGCTGGTCGGGTTTCCCGGCCGAGACCAAGAGCTTCGCCGTCACGGTGTACGACCCCGACGCGCCGACCGCGTCGGGCTTCTGGCACTGGGCGGTGGCCGATCTGCCTGCCTCGGTGACCGAGCTGCCCGCCGGCGCCGGTGACGGCAGCGAGTTGCCCGGCGGCGCGGTGACGCTGGCCAACGATGCGAGCCTCAAGCGCTACATCGGTGCGGCCCCGCCGGCCGGACACGGTCCGCACCGCTATTACATCGCCGTGCACGCACTGCCGGTCGAGTCATTGGAACTGCCCGACGGCGCCACCCCCGCCTACCTCGGCTTCAACCTCTTCGGCCAGGCCATCGCCCGCGCCGTCATCCACGGCACCTATGAACAGCACTGA
- a CDS encoding M20/M25/M40 family metallo-hydrolase — MTVPASSADEVVDLVSALIRFDTSNTGDPATTKPEADCAEWIADQLREVGYTTEYVEAGAPGRGNVFARLPGADPSRGALMIHGHLDVVPAEPADWSVHPFSGAVKDGYVWGRGAVDMKDMVGMTIAVARHFKRSGIVPPRDLVFAFVSDEEHGGTYGANWLVDNRPDLFDGVTEAIGEVGGFSLTVPRKDGGERRLYLIETAEKGLSWMRLSARGRAGHGSMLHDDNAVTAIAGAVDRLGRHQFPLVLNPAVEEFLTAVAEETGYDFDVNSPDLDGTIAKLGGVARIVSATLRDTANPTMLKAGYKANVIPASAEAVIDCRVLPGRKEAFEREVDELIGPDVTRSWERDLPSYETTFDGDLVDAMNAAILALDPEARTVPYMLSGGTDAKSFQRLGIRCFGFAPLRLPPELDFAALFHGVDERVPVDALQFGAGVLEHFLRNC; from the coding sequence GTGACTGTCCCCGCCTCCAGCGCCGACGAGGTGGTCGATCTCGTCAGCGCGCTCATCCGATTCGACACTTCCAACACCGGTGATCCGGCGACCACCAAACCTGAAGCGGACTGTGCGGAATGGATTGCCGACCAGCTCCGTGAGGTCGGCTACACCACTGAATACGTCGAGGCCGGAGCCCCTGGCCGGGGCAATGTGTTCGCCCGGCTTCCCGGTGCCGACCCGTCCCGCGGTGCACTGATGATCCACGGGCACCTCGACGTCGTCCCGGCCGAGCCCGCCGACTGGAGCGTGCATCCGTTCTCCGGTGCGGTCAAGGACGGCTATGTCTGGGGCCGCGGTGCGGTGGACATGAAAGACATGGTCGGCATGACCATCGCGGTGGCCCGGCACTTCAAGCGCTCCGGCATCGTGCCGCCCCGTGATTTGGTCTTCGCATTCGTCTCCGACGAGGAGCACGGTGGCACCTACGGGGCCAACTGGCTGGTCGACAACCGCCCTGACCTGTTCGACGGCGTCACCGAGGCGATCGGTGAGGTGGGTGGTTTCTCCCTGACGGTGCCACGCAAGGACGGCGGAGAGCGTCGGCTCTACCTGATCGAGACCGCTGAAAAGGGACTGTCCTGGATGCGGCTGTCGGCACGGGGCAGGGCCGGCCACGGCTCGATGCTGCACGACGACAACGCGGTGACGGCGATCGCCGGTGCGGTGGACCGGCTGGGGCGGCATCAATTCCCGCTGGTGCTCAACCCCGCGGTGGAGGAATTCCTCACCGCGGTGGCCGAGGAGACCGGGTACGACTTCGACGTCAACTCGCCGGACCTGGACGGCACCATCGCCAAACTGGGCGGGGTAGCCCGGATCGTATCGGCCACGCTGCGCGACACCGCCAATCCGACCATGCTCAAGGCGGGCTACAAGGCCAACGTGATCCCAGCCTCGGCGGAGGCCGTGATCGATTGCCGGGTGCTGCCGGGCCGCAAGGAGGCATTCGAGCGTGAGGTCGACGAGTTGATCGGTCCCGATGTGACGCGCAGCTGGGAGCGCGATCTGCCGTCGTACGAGACCACGTTCGACGGTGACCTGGTGGATGCGATGAACGCGGCGATCTTGGCACTGGATCCCGAGGCGCGCACCGTGCCGTACATGCTCTCGGGCGGCACCGACGCGAAGTCGTTCCAGCGGTTGGGGATTCGCTGCTTCGGGTTCGCGCCGCTGCGACTGCCGCCCGAGCTGGACTTCGCCGCGCTGTTCCACGGCGTCGACGAGCGGGTACCCGTGGACGCACTGCAGTTCGGGGCCGGCGTTCTGGAACACTTTCTGCGGAACTGCTGA
- a CDS encoding S8 family peptidase gives MSATGEVWADRVLSALGELEESGGAADMASLTETVAARFASKFDERDRQYENDKPYWHNRVDDAVAGLRRRKFVTAKAAKGAGLQLTAKGRSAVAEARERADVVTEPAVRAAAPTDVPPVEAGIPEPPRRDPVLAGVVTAPLRTAMAQEGDATPIPIMIELNLTFQPSVAAAIERVERLWELVGGAGAPVPLADQFMAGELTSSQIKSLVSADAVPQTWSERAVYRIWPDFEVHPQIDASSTTIKAIAAQRSFDSYGEGIVWAVVDSGIDEKHAHFSEYQNLRDPSVVDLHRDFTGGDAPLTDTDGHGTHVAGIIAGGLVGHTSADVVVVEKRLNDPEHGGDPITAPRKISDPDRLAGMAPKAKLVSLKVLGPGDQTSRVSRVMQALAYVRKLNAGSERVPRIHGVNLSLGYEFDAEWYACGQSPMCIEVDKTVRSGVVVVVAAGNSGYVSLNTAFSKDSVKFTADMTINDPGNTESAITVGSTHRSSPHTFGVSYFSSRGPTGDGRRKPDLVAPGERITSAAAGERREAVTNQIDVGPDVPVYVEESGTSMAAPHVSGAIAAFLSVQREFVSEPEAVKRIFVESATSLNRDPAFQGSGMVDLMRALQSV, from the coding sequence GTGAGTGCAACGGGGGAAGTGTGGGCCGATCGGGTGCTCAGTGCGCTGGGGGAGCTGGAGGAGTCCGGCGGCGCCGCCGACATGGCATCGCTGACGGAGACCGTCGCAGCCAGATTCGCCTCGAAATTCGACGAGCGGGACCGACAGTACGAGAATGACAAACCCTATTGGCACAACAGGGTTGACGACGCCGTCGCCGGCCTGCGTCGCAGGAAGTTCGTGACCGCGAAGGCTGCGAAGGGCGCCGGGCTGCAATTGACTGCCAAAGGTCGCTCCGCGGTCGCTGAGGCTCGTGAACGGGCCGATGTCGTCACGGAACCGGCGGTGCGCGCCGCGGCTCCCACGGATGTACCGCCCGTGGAGGCCGGGATCCCCGAACCACCCAGACGTGACCCGGTTCTGGCCGGCGTCGTGACGGCGCCTCTGCGCACGGCGATGGCACAGGAAGGCGACGCCACACCCATACCGATCATGATCGAGCTCAACCTGACCTTTCAGCCGTCGGTCGCCGCCGCGATCGAGAGGGTCGAACGGCTGTGGGAATTGGTCGGTGGAGCAGGCGCTCCGGTGCCGTTGGCCGATCAGTTCATGGCAGGTGAGCTCACGTCGAGCCAGATCAAATCGCTGGTGTCGGCGGACGCGGTACCCCAGACCTGGTCGGAGCGGGCGGTCTACCGGATCTGGCCGGACTTCGAGGTGCACCCGCAGATCGATGCCTCCTCGACCACCATCAAGGCCATCGCGGCTCAACGGTCGTTCGACAGCTACGGCGAGGGAATCGTCTGGGCCGTGGTCGATTCCGGTATCGACGAGAAGCACGCGCACTTCTCGGAGTACCAGAACTTGCGGGATCCCTCGGTGGTCGATCTGCACCGGGACTTCACCGGAGGTGACGCTCCGCTGACCGACACCGACGGACATGGCACGCATGTGGCCGGGATCATCGCGGGAGGTTTGGTCGGCCACACGTCCGCCGATGTCGTGGTGGTCGAGAAACGGCTCAATGACCCCGAGCACGGCGGGGACCCGATCACGGCGCCGCGCAAGATCTCCGATCCGGACCGGTTGGCGGGCATGGCACCGAAGGCCAAACTGGTCAGTCTCAAGGTGCTCGGGCCCGGAGACCAGACCTCGAGGGTGAGCCGGGTCATGCAGGCGTTGGCCTACGTCCGAAAGCTGAACGCCGGCAGCGAGCGGGTGCCGCGCATCCACGGCGTGAACCTCAGCCTCGGGTACGAGTTCGACGCGGAGTGGTACGCGTGCGGGCAGAGCCCGATGTGTATCGAGGTCGACAAGACCGTGCGTTCGGGCGTGGTCGTGGTGGTGGCCGCGGGCAATTCGGGCTACGTGTCACTCAATACGGCATTCAGCAAGGATTCTGTGAAGTTCACCGCCGACATGACCATCAACGACCCGGGTAACACCGAAAGTGCGATCACCGTCGGTTCCACGCACCGTAGTTCGCCGCATACCTTCGGCGTCTCGTACTTCTCGTCGCGCGGCCCCACCGGAGACGGGCGCCGCAAGCCCGATCTGGTCGCGCCGGGCGAGCGCATCACCTCGGCCGCAGCGGGAGAACGCCGGGAGGCGGTGACCAATCAGATCGACGTCGGGCCCGACGTGCCGGTGTATGTCGAGGAGAGCGGCACCAGCATGGCCGCACCGCACGTGTCGGGCGCCATCGCGGCGTTCCTGTCGGTTCAGCGGGAGTTCGTCAGCGAACCGGAGGCCGTCAAACGCATCTTCGTCGAATCGGCGACCTCGTTGAATCGCGACCCCGCATTTCAGGGCAGCGGCATGGTCGACCTCATGCGTGCACTGCAATCCGTCTGA